One region of Flavobacterium pisciphilum genomic DNA includes:
- a CDS encoding non-ribosomal peptide synthetase, with protein MNPFLNKIAALGLTLEVQGNDLILKGSEGKLSSNEIELIKKDAEIMTFIKSNKSELVAFLKKDIDTNDHKINKEDISALYELSPLQEGILFHSLYNPKSTTYKTQFNMEFPDGLDLNAFRKAWGYVIKNHTILRTAFIHDQLNIPVQCVYKKINFDYEHVDYTHFEKEELENQFEALLQNEQSKEFDFKNPPLMRITLVQVNDKAVRMIWTKHHILWDGWSGQILMKEFVEAYSIYTKNGVPPVREEDKFEDYIKYLKSINPEQEKLFWTSYLENFSEPSLFPFVNNQLEHQHSIGDYKDVYLDFDQPFTDKITAYTKQVNITVSTLLQGIWALLLARYTSNNDIVFGVTVSGRPLETKYEEKIGLYINTIPFRARIDENDSVSSWLQVLQDQHVKAREFQHTALSSIKRYNNIQHGFFDTLFVFRNFPINKYKGKKSPNDLEIQNYSVQENNNYPLSVQADLHEVLCVHFKFNQSIINQEYIEMIASHFEYTLKQIISTDNAKLKNINLVSDQEKHKLIYEFNNTEVSYPENNTVLDLFKNQVQQVPNRVAVLFEDDCLTYQELHERSNQLANCLINKGIKKGDLIGIYLERSLEMIVGLLGILKAGAAYVPVDPAYPEERIKYILGDIDSKIIITTRRISEKLSEKNKGNCLNIDNWDDFQYESTDNPVIDLKPSDLMYIIYTSGSTGKPKGVKIGHQSLVNFLFSMQQKPGFSSNDMLFSVTTYSFDISILEFFTPLISGASLYIASQDILSDPDLIIQKIEKIKPTIIQATPGFYQMLFNADWQGDKKLKVLCGGDLLSEPLAEKLVLHSLEVWNMYGPTETTIWSSIKKIEQPKDASNIGKPINNTQFYILDKFLSPKPVGTVGAVYIGGVGLAKGYYKNEALTNEKFIKNPFHDDGLIYETGDVGKWNAKGEIEFLGRNDNQVKINGYRMELGEIETVIQEFDKINTAVVLVKKGHQNHLQLVAFFTSNEIVLIEILKDFLKNRLPRYMVPNVFIQSESFPFTSNGKLDRKKLLESFELEKVNYEAPKTFHEKKLAQIWSELLHTEEISVNDDFFLIGGDSILLIRMLTQLKKQFKKEIDLHKIYECSVLKNLAEYIQNQEGGNTSDVRKHKIIELDEIKSKIVLKNTHPKQIEDAYPMSDIQKGMVYEYYKNQKESVYHDQFVCVIPVIELHTFNEAFRHLIQKHETLRTSFDITQYDGVQIVNNEVDFYVNCYDITHLEKQQQEKHIRIFLEEERKVRFDIVNAPLWRAAIFRVSTDKMVYVFQFHHAILDGWSLASLNTELFEVYFKLAKNEKVVVAPLKTNNKLSIIDSLIDKDNKEYSDFWKNYLQNSERMDIFSEEETADAYDEYFESEQIRELEKAAKEWNTTLKNIFLGSYLYTLSLLRYEKDIMVGVVSNNRPMSEDGDKVLGCFLNTIPLRMRIEKSATWKDFITTLQENLNGLKGKDRLSLSHINKVVNNNSSLDNPFFDCIFNYVNFHIYENLGYGDKDQTKENNGEESTDSLDVNSFENVNTHLIFTLSGTGGGIRGSFKLKRKFKSGITTKEFVANFKRVLHLIANKPNSVINSYEVLSEEVRKSIIEEFNATQIPVSKSNSLFEKFEKQAAVIPDAIAVSSGENHVSYKELNIEANQLADYLIQKYKIEVGDIIGVKLERNENLLIAILGVLKTGAAYIPLDINYPEDRIEYIERDSKCKLIITDEVLHLFKAVKSDFSNQNPSVVIHKEELAYTIYTSGTTGLPKGVMISHSNALELINWAEKEFDSTLFEVVFASTSHCFDLSIFEMFYTLSIGKRIRILRDSLQIGQYLEEKAILLNTVPSSIRYILEQGYNLENVSVINLAGEIFPTDIAHKLTELSIEVRNLYGPTEDTTYSTGYKLSQKQYKTVPIGKPIANTKAFILDENLDILPLGVEGQLYLSGAGLSPGYRNNLVMTNEKFIHHPNLDGIRMYNTGDIAKWLPDGNIEYLGRKDQQVKIRGFRIELGEIESVLLQYSKDLKQVVVDVNDLNGQKVLVAYYVSETEKDTTEIRDYLLKKLPEYMIPGFYLKLESLPLTPNGKIDRKALPDISGNNTATKEYVSPRNKTEEKLVEIWQEIFRIEKAGVTDNFFELGGHSLLIVQIINRIHEEFGVLIQIKNFFSTPDIEGLSKVIDYILLNENQTVDSTQEYEKISL; from the coding sequence ATGAATCCATTTTTAAATAAAATAGCAGCTCTTGGGCTGACTCTTGAAGTACAAGGTAATGATTTAATATTAAAAGGATCGGAGGGAAAATTATCTTCGAATGAGATTGAATTAATTAAAAAAGATGCTGAAATCATGACTTTTATTAAAAGTAATAAAAGTGAATTAGTAGCCTTTTTAAAAAAGGATATTGATACCAATGATCACAAAATTAACAAAGAAGATATTTCTGCTTTATACGAATTGAGCCCATTACAGGAAGGCATTTTGTTTCATAGTTTGTACAATCCCAAAAGTACTACATATAAGACACAGTTTAATATGGAATTTCCGGATGGGCTGGATCTAAATGCTTTTAGAAAAGCATGGGGATATGTGATAAAAAACCACACGATTTTGAGAACAGCTTTTATTCATGACCAATTGAATATACCTGTACAATGTGTCTATAAAAAAATAAATTTTGATTATGAGCATGTTGATTATACACATTTTGAGAAAGAGGAATTAGAAAATCAGTTTGAGGCATTGTTGCAAAATGAGCAATCTAAAGAGTTTGACTTTAAGAATCCTCCGTTAATGCGTATTACCTTGGTGCAGGTTAATGATAAAGCAGTCAGAATGATCTGGACAAAACATCATATTCTATGGGATGGATGGTCAGGACAGATATTGATGAAAGAATTTGTTGAGGCTTATAGTATTTATACAAAAAATGGAGTTCCGCCAGTACGTGAAGAAGACAAATTTGAGGATTATATAAAATATTTAAAAAGCATTAATCCGGAACAGGAAAAATTGTTTTGGACATCTTATTTAGAAAATTTTAGTGAACCATCATTATTTCCTTTTGTCAATAATCAATTAGAGCATCAGCATTCGATTGGAGATTACAAAGATGTTTATTTAGATTTTGATCAGCCGTTTACAGATAAAATTACGGCATATACGAAACAGGTTAATATAACGGTAAGTACTTTGTTGCAGGGTATTTGGGCTTTGCTATTGGCAAGATATACATCAAACAATGATATCGTATTTGGAGTTACAGTTTCAGGAAGACCGCTAGAAACTAAGTACGAAGAAAAAATAGGACTGTATATTAATACAATTCCTTTTAGAGCCAGAATCGATGAAAATGATTCTGTATCATCATGGTTGCAGGTATTACAGGATCAGCATGTAAAAGCAAGAGAGTTTCAGCATACGGCATTAAGTAGTATTAAAAGATATAACAATATCCAGCATGGTTTTTTTGATACTCTGTTTGTTTTTAGAAATTTTCCGATAAACAAATACAAAGGAAAAAAATCACCAAACGATTTAGAAATACAGAATTACAGCGTTCAGGAAAATAATAATTATCCGTTATCTGTTCAGGCAGATCTGCATGAAGTATTGTGTGTGCATTTTAAATTCAATCAAAGTATTATCAATCAGGAATATATTGAAATGATTGCTAGTCATTTCGAGTATACATTGAAACAGATTATCAGTACTGATAATGCAAAACTGAAAAACATCAATTTGGTATCAGATCAAGAAAAGCATAAATTGATTTATGAGTTTAATAATACAGAGGTTTCATATCCAGAGAATAATACCGTTTTAGATCTTTTTAAAAACCAAGTGCAACAGGTACCCAATCGAGTGGCTGTACTATTTGAAGACGATTGTTTGACCTATCAGGAATTGCATGAACGATCTAATCAATTAGCAAATTGCCTTATTAATAAAGGAATAAAAAAAGGAGATCTGATTGGCATTTACTTGGAAAGATCATTAGAGATGATTGTTGGCTTATTAGGAATATTGAAAGCTGGAGCTGCTTACGTGCCTGTTGATCCTGCATATCCGGAAGAAAGAATAAAATATATTTTAGGGGATATTGATTCAAAAATTATAATTACTACTCGTAGAATTAGTGAAAAACTCTCTGAAAAAAATAAAGGCAACTGCTTGAATATTGATAATTGGGATGATTTTCAATATGAATCAACGGACAATCCTGTCATAGATTTGAAGCCTTCTGATTTGATGTACATAATTTACACATCAGGATCAACTGGGAAACCTAAGGGTGTTAAGATAGGACATCAATCGTTGGTTAACTTTCTGTTTAGTATGCAACAAAAGCCAGGGTTTAGTTCAAATGATATGCTATTTTCAGTAACAACATATTCTTTCGACATTTCTATATTAGAATTTTTTACTCCATTAATATCAGGAGCTTCTCTATATATAGCAAGTCAGGATATTTTATCCGATCCGGATTTAATTATTCAAAAAATAGAGAAAATAAAGCCTACGATAATTCAGGCTACACCGGGATTTTATCAGATGTTATTTAATGCAGATTGGCAAGGAGACAAGAAATTAAAAGTATTGTGCGGAGGGGATTTATTAAGTGAACCCTTGGCAGAAAAATTGGTTCTTCATAGTTTGGAAGTTTGGAATATGTATGGACCAACAGAAACAACAATCTGGTCAAGTATCAAAAAAATTGAACAACCCAAAGACGCTTCAAACATAGGAAAACCAATAAACAACACCCAATTTTATATATTGGATAAGTTTTTAAGCCCAAAACCGGTAGGAACAGTTGGGGCAGTATATATCGGTGGAGTAGGATTAGCGAAAGGATATTATAAAAATGAAGCATTAACCAATGAAAAATTCATTAAGAACCCATTTCATGATGATGGGCTTATTTATGAGACGGGTGATGTGGGTAAATGGAATGCAAAAGGAGAAATTGAGTTCTTGGGCAGAAATGATAATCAGGTTAAGATTAATGGTTATCGAATGGAACTTGGAGAGATTGAAACTGTCATACAAGAATTTGATAAAATAAACACAGCTGTAGTTTTAGTGAAAAAAGGACATCAAAATCATCTACAATTGGTCGCTTTTTTTACATCAAATGAAATAGTTTTAATTGAAATACTAAAAGATTTCTTGAAAAACAGATTGCCAAGATATATGGTGCCGAATGTATTTATTCAATCTGAATCATTTCCCTTTACTAGCAATGGAAAGTTAGACAGAAAGAAACTTTTAGAGTCATTTGAACTTGAAAAAGTTAATTATGAAGCTCCCAAAACATTTCATGAGAAGAAGTTGGCTCAAATATGGAGTGAGTTATTGCATACTGAAGAAATTAGTGTAAACGATGACTTCTTCCTTATCGGCGGGGATTCTATCCTACTGATTAGGATGCTGACACAACTGAAAAAGCAGTTTAAGAAAGAAATCGATTTGCATAAAATATACGAATGTTCGGTATTGAAAAATCTCGCTGAGTATATTCAAAATCAAGAAGGAGGAAATACTTCTGATGTCCGAAAACATAAAATAATAGAACTGGATGAGATAAAAAGCAAAATTGTATTGAAAAACACACATCCGAAACAAATCGAAGACGCTTATCCTATGAGCGATATTCAAAAAGGAATGGTTTACGAGTATTATAAGAATCAGAAGGAAAGTGTATACCACGACCAGTTTGTGTGTGTAATTCCAGTCATCGAACTGCATACGTTTAATGAAGCTTTTCGTCATTTGATTCAAAAGCATGAAACTCTTAGAACTTCTTTTGATATTACTCAATATGATGGAGTTCAGATTGTAAATAATGAAGTCGATTTTTATGTTAACTGTTATGATATAACACATTTAGAAAAACAACAACAGGAAAAACACATCAGAATATTTCTGGAAGAAGAAAGAAAAGTAAGGTTCGATATTGTAAATGCCCCGCTTTGGCGCGCCGCTATTTTTAGGGTTTCTACGGATAAAATGGTGTATGTATTTCAATTTCATCATGCTATTTTAGACGGTTGGAGTTTGGCTTCCCTTAATACCGAATTGTTTGAGGTTTATTTTAAACTGGCCAAAAACGAAAAAGTAGTTGTAGCACCATTAAAAACGAATAATAAATTAAGCATTATCGATTCCTTAATTGATAAAGACAATAAGGAGTATTCTGATTTTTGGAAAAATTACCTTCAAAATAGCGAGAGAATGGACATTTTTTCAGAAGAAGAAACAGCAGATGCCTACGATGAATATTTTGAGAGTGAACAAATTCGCGAATTGGAAAAAGCAGCAAAAGAGTGGAATACAACGTTAAAAAATATTTTTCTCGGATCGTACCTGTATACTTTAAGCTTGTTGCGTTACGAAAAAGACATCATGGTTGGGGTGGTATCTAATAACAGACCAATGAGTGAGGATGGGGACAAAGTTTTAGGCTGTTTCCTGAATACAATTCCTCTTAGAATGAGAATAGAAAAATCAGCCACATGGAAAGATTTTATTACAACATTGCAGGAAAATCTGAATGGATTGAAAGGGAAAGACAGACTTTCTCTGTCCCACATCAATAAAGTTGTGAATAACAATTCCTCTTTAGACAATCCTTTTTTTGACTGTATTTTCAATTATGTAAATTTTCATATTTATGAAAATTTAGGGTATGGAGATAAGGATCAAACAAAGGAAAATAACGGCGAAGAATCAACAGATTCCTTGGATGTAAATTCATTCGAAAATGTAAACACTCATCTTATTTTTACGTTAAGCGGAACCGGAGGCGGAATTAGAGGAAGTTTTAAACTAAAACGAAAATTCAAATCAGGGATTACAACAAAGGAATTTGTTGCCAATTTCAAAAGAGTATTGCATTTAATTGCTAATAAACCCAATTCGGTAATAAACAGCTATGAAGTTCTTTCTGAAGAAGTTCGTAAAAGCATAATTGAAGAGTTTAATGCTACACAGATTCCTGTTTCAAAATCGAATTCGTTATTCGAAAAATTTGAAAAACAGGCTGCTGTAATCCCTGATGCTATTGCTGTAAGCTCTGGTGAAAACCATGTAAGTTACAAAGAGCTTAACATTGAAGCAAATCAGCTGGCAGATTATCTGATTCAAAAATACAAAATAGAGGTTGGAGATATAATTGGAGTAAAACTTGAAAGAAATGAAAATTTACTGATCGCCATTTTAGGAGTTTTAAAAACTGGAGCTGCCTATATCCCTTTAGATATTAACTATCCTGAAGACCGAATCGAATATATTGAAAGAGACAGTAAATGCAAATTAATCATTACAGATGAAGTCCTGCATCTTTTTAAAGCAGTAAAAAGCGATTTTTCAAACCAGAATCCGTCTGTTGTCATTCATAAGGAAGAACTGGCTTATACAATTTATACTTCAGGAACTACAGGTCTGCCTAAAGGAGTTATGATTAGCCATAGCAATGCCTTGGAGTTAATTAATTGGGCAGAAAAAGAATTTGACAGCACTTTATTTGAAGTTGTATTTGCTTCGACATCACATTGTTTTGATCTTTCTATTTTTGAAATGTTCTATACTTTGTCCATTGGAAAAAGAATAAGGATTTTAAGGGATTCTCTACAAATCGGACAGTATTTAGAAGAAAAGGCTATTTTATTAAATACAGTTCCTTCTTCTATCAGATATATTCTGGAGCAAGGGTACAATCTTGAAAATGTTTCTGTGATCAATTTAGCCGGAGAAATTTTTCCAACTGATATTGCTCATAAGCTTACGGAGCTTTCAATTGAAGTTAGAAACCTTTACGGTCCAACGGAAGATACAACCTATAGTACTGGATACAAATTATCTCAAAAGCAGTATAAAACAGTTCCTATTGGAAAACCAATAGCAAATACAAAAGCTTTTATACTCGACGAAAATTTAGATATTTTACCTCTTGGTGTTGAAGGGCAATTATACTTATCAGGTGCTGGTTTATCGCCAGGTTATAGAAATAATCTGGTTATGACAAACGAGAAATTTATACATCATCCCAATTTAGACGGAATCAGAATGTATAACACTGGTGATATTGCAAAATGGCTTCCTGATGGAAATATAGAATATTTAGGAAGAAAAGACCAGCAGGTTAAAATACGTGGTTTTAGAATAGAACTGGGGGAAATTGAATCAGTTTTATTGCAATATTCTAAAGATTTAAAACAAGTTGTTGTAGATGTAAATGATCTTAATGGACAAAAAGTATTAGTTGCTTATTATGTGTCTGAAACAGAAAAAGATACTACAGAAATTAGAGATTATTTGCTGAAAAAATTACCGGAATATATGATTCCTGGATTTTATCTTAAGCTGGAATCCTTACCATTGACACCTAATGGCAAAATAGATAGAAAAGCTCTTCCTGATATATCAGGTAATAATACGGCAACAAAAGAGTATGTATCACCCAGAAATAAAACAGAAGAAAAACTTGTGGAGATATGGCAGGAAATATTCAGGATTGAAAAAGCAGGTGTTACAGATAACTTTTTTGAGTTAGGAGGTCATAGTTTACTTATTGTTCAGATTATCAATAGGATTCATGAAGAATTTGGGGTGCTAATTCAAATTAAAAACTTTTTTTCAACACCAGATATTGAAGGATTGTCTAAAGTGATTGATTACATTCTTCTGAATGAAAATCAGACCGTTGACTCTACACAGGAATATGAAAAAATATCACTTTAG